From a region of the [Eubacterium] eligens ATCC 27750 genome:
- the dut gene encoding dUTP diphosphatase produces the protein MSQKVNIKKLSPNACIPTYGTEFSAGADLYSGMSEAVTVMPGTTEFIKTGIAMEIPAGLVGLIYARSGMACKKGLAPANKVGVIDSDYRGEIIVALHNHSDKPVTIEPKDRIAQIVLAPYITADFNEVEELDDTERGEGGFGSTGTK, from the coding sequence ATGTCACAGAAAGTTAATATTAAGAAATTAAGTCCTAACGCCTGTATCCCAACATACGGAACAGAATTCTCAGCCGGAGCAGACCTCTACTCAGGAATGTCCGAAGCTGTAACAGTTATGCCAGGCACAACTGAATTCATCAAAACAGGAATAGCAATGGAGATACCTGCAGGACTCGTAGGACTCATCTACGCAAGAAGTGGAATGGCATGCAAAAAAGGTCTTGCCCCAGCCAACAAAGTAGGCGTAATAGATTCTGACTACAGAGGTGAAATCATAGTAGCCCTCCACAACCATTCAGATAAACCTGTAACCATAGAACCAAAAGACAGAATCGCTCAGATAGTCTTAGCACCATACATCACAGCAGACTTCAACGAAGTAGAAGAACTTGACGACACAGAAAGAGGCGAAGGCGGCTTTGGCTCAACAGGCACAAAATAA
- a CDS encoding response regulator, which produces MNKCVLVVDDNDFNRELVRDILEDEDIVVYEAADGKSAVDFMESQDGTNVNAILMDLRMPVMDGMEATRVIRQGSRGSVPIIAMTANSFETDKDYVHANGMNGFIAKPIDVATLAEQIGEMAGW; this is translated from the coding sequence ATGAACAAATGTGTTCTTGTAGTTGATGATAATGATTTTAACAGGGAACTTGTGAGAGATATTCTTGAAGATGAGGATATTGTTGTTTATGAGGCAGCAGATGGTAAATCTGCAGTTGATTTCATGGAGTCACAGGATGGTACAAATGTTAATGCAATTCTTATGGATTTAAGAATGCCTGTTATGGACGGTATGGAGGCAACAAGAGTCATAAGACAGGGGAGCAGAGGAAGTGTACCTATAATAGCAATGACAGCTAATTCATTTGAAACTGATAAGGATTATGTACATGCTAATGGAATGAACGGATTTATTGCAAAGCCCATAGATGTTGCAACATTGGCAGAGCAGATAGGAGAAATGGCAGGGTGGTAA
- a CDS encoding DegV family protein, producing the protein MKDFLISTDTTADLPDSYVKENNIDIHTLFYAFGEVIYGTDNIMPEKEFFDRMRNGDMPTTMACNPEDCKTIFEKRVKEGFDILHIAFSSALSSSYNNACIAANEVMEEHPEARIVVVDSLAASMGEGLIVYKAVEMKKSGKSMDEIINFVNNHKLNVVHNFTVDDLNHLYRGGRVSKTTAIIGTLANIKPILHVNNEGRLINIGKIRGRKKSLIALVDRMEEHIGSYRDKNDVIFISHGDCLQDAQFVAGLVKERFGIDNIWINYICPTIGTHSGPGTVALFFMGDSR; encoded by the coding sequence ATGAAAGATTTTCTTATATCTACTGACACAACTGCTGATTTACCTGACAGTTATGTCAAAGAAAACAACATCGACATTCACACTCTATTTTATGCATTTGGTGAAGTCATCTATGGTACAGATAACATTATGCCTGAGAAGGAATTCTTTGACCGTATGCGTAATGGCGACATGCCAACAACTATGGCATGTAATCCCGAAGACTGTAAAACTATATTTGAAAAACGTGTTAAAGAGGGCTTCGATATCCTTCACATCGCATTTTCATCAGCACTTTCAAGCAGTTACAACAATGCCTGCATAGCTGCGAATGAAGTCATGGAAGAACATCCCGAGGCAAGAATCGTTGTAGTAGATTCGTTAGCTGCCTCAATGGGCGAAGGTCTTATCGTATATAAAGCTGTTGAAATGAAAAAGTCAGGAAAATCCATGGACGAAATAATAAATTTTGTCAACAATCACAAGCTTAATGTAGTACATAATTTTACGGTTGATGATCTTAACCACTTATACAGAGGCGGTCGTGTTTCTAAGACTACTGCCATTATTGGTACGCTTGCCAATATCAAGCCAATCCTTCATGTAAATAATGAAGGCAGACTTATTAATATAGGAAAGATCCGTGGCAGAAAGAAATCTCTCATTGCTTTAGTTGACCGTATGGAGGAACATATCGGTTCATACAGAGATAAGAATGATGTCATATTCATCAGTCATGGCGACTGCTTACAAGATGCACAGTTTGTTGCCGGACTTGTAAAAGAAAGATTTGGTATTGATAACATATGGATTAATTATATATGTCCTACAATAGGAACGCATTCAGGTCCTGGAACAGTTGCCCTTTTCTTTATGGGTGATTCAAGATAG
- the rplT gene encoding 50S ribosomal protein L20 — MARIKGGLNAKKKHNRVLKLAKGYRGARSKQYRVAKQSVMRALTESYKGRKQKKRQFRQLWIARINAAARINGLSYSKFMYGLKLANIDLNRKVLSEMAVNDAEGFAKLAEVAKSKLA, encoded by the coding sequence ATGGCAAGAATTAAAGGCGGATTAAACGCAAAGAAGAAGCATAACAGAGTATTAAAGCTCGCTAAGGGTTATAGAGGAGCAAGATCTAAGCAGTACAGAGTTGCTAAGCAGTCAGTTATGAGAGCTCTTACAGAGAGCTATAAGGGCAGAAAGCAGAAGAAGAGACAGTTCAGACAGTTATGGATTGCCAGAATCAATGCTGCTGCAAGAATTAACGGACTTTCATACAGCAAGTTCATGTATGGTCTTAAGTTAGCTAATATCGATCTTAACAGAAAGGTATTATCTGAGATGGCTGTTAACGATGCAGAAGGATTTGCAAAGCTCGCAGAGGTTGCTAAGTCTAAGCTTGCATAA
- a CDS encoding RelA/SpoT family protein — translation MPENIELPGASHNKTNQVERAVDTPADFTSPEELYKDLIAAIKKYHPSTDLSDIEKAYETARKAHEGQFRKSGEPYIIHPLCVAIILAELELDKESIIAGLLHDVVEDTVMTSEDVAKEFGDEVALLVDGVTKLTQLNYQHDKIEVQAENLRKMFLAMAKDIRVILIKLADRLHNMRTMQYQSPAKQIEKSRETMEIYAPIAHRLGISKIKVELDDLSMKYLMPDVYNDLVEQVNLNRPGREAFIKSIIKEVGMHISNAGIEAEIDGRVKHFFSIYRKMVNQNKTLDQIYDIFAVRIKVDTVKDCYAALGVIHEMYKPIPGRFKDYIAMPKPNNYQSLHTTLIASNGQPFEIQIRTYEMHKIAEYGIAAHWKYKEGKTGEKDNQSEEAKLSWLRQILEWQKEMSDNKEFLSSIKNDLNLFSDSVYCFTPSGDVKNLPAGSCPIDFAYSIHSAVGNKMVGARVNGKLVTIDYVIKNGDRIEIITSQNSKGPSRDWLSIVKSTQAKNKINQWFKQELKEDNIIKGKEMIVNYCKTKGIVLSDITKPEYVEKCLNKYGFKDWDSILAAVGHGALKESQIVNRLNEEHLKTKKAEVTDKDVLEEIVAAESKEKSKKKEGKGGIVVKGIHDVAVRFSKCCNPVPGDEIVGFVTRGRGISIHRTDCVNIINFPANERARLIEAEWEQGQTAGDTYEVEINIFANNRTGLIVDISRMFTEAEIDVKSMNCRLNKKEVATISVGFDIHGKEELNRIIDKLRKIDGVTDITRTAG, via the coding sequence ATGCCAGAGAATATAGAGTTACCAGGCGCAAGCCATAACAAAACTAATCAGGTTGAAAGAGCGGTGGATACACCAGCAGATTTTACAAGTCCTGAGGAATTATATAAGGATCTTATTGCAGCTATAAAGAAATACCACCCATCTACAGATCTGTCTGATATCGAGAAGGCATACGAGACTGCAAGAAAGGCACATGAGGGACAGTTCAGAAAATCGGGTGAGCCATATATAATCCACCCTTTATGTGTTGCTATTATTCTGGCTGAATTAGAGCTTGATAAGGAGTCAATTATTGCAGGTCTTCTTCATGATGTTGTTGAAGATACAGTTATGACAAGTGAAGATGTTGCAAAAGAATTTGGTGATGAGGTAGCACTGTTAGTAGATGGTGTAACAAAGCTGACACAGCTCAATTACCAGCATGATAAGATTGAGGTCCAGGCAGAAAACCTTAGAAAAATGTTTCTTGCAATGGCAAAGGATATAAGAGTTATCCTTATAAAGCTTGCCGACAGACTGCATAATATGCGTACAATGCAGTATCAGTCACCGGCAAAGCAGATTGAGAAATCAAGAGAGACAATGGAAATATATGCTCCAATAGCCCACAGGTTAGGTATTTCCAAGATTAAGGTAGAGCTTGATGATTTATCAATGAAATATCTTATGCCTGATGTATATAATGATCTTGTTGAACAGGTCAACTTAAACAGACCAGGCAGGGAAGCATTTATAAAGAGCATAATTAAAGAAGTCGGCATGCATATAAGCAATGCCGGTATTGAGGCTGAGATTGACGGAAGAGTTAAACATTTCTTCTCAATCTATAGAAAAATGGTCAACCAGAATAAGACGCTTGACCAGATATATGACATATTTGCAGTAAGAATAAAGGTTGATACAGTTAAAGACTGTTATGCGGCACTTGGTGTAATACACGAAATGTATAAGCCTATTCCGGGACGTTTCAAAGATTATATTGCCATGCCTAAGCCTAATAATTACCAGTCGCTCCATACAACACTTATTGCATCTAACGGACAGCCGTTTGAGATACAGATAAGAACTTACGAAATGCATAAGATTGCTGAGTATGGTATTGCAGCCCACTGGAAATATAAAGAGGGAAAAACCGGCGAGAAGGACAACCAGAGTGAGGAAGCAAAACTTAGCTGGTTAAGACAGATTCTTGAATGGCAGAAGGAAATGTCTGATAACAAGGAATTCTTATCATCTATTAAGAATGACCTTAACCTTTTCTCAGACAGCGTATACTGCTTTACACCTTCGGGTGATGTCAAGAACCTTCCTGCAGGTTCATGCCCTATAGATTTTGCGTACAGTATCCACAGTGCTGTAGGTAATAAAATGGTAGGTGCAAGAGTTAATGGAAAGCTTGTTACTATTGATTATGTTATTAAGAATGGTGACAGAATCGAGATTATAACATCGCAGAATTCCAAGGGACCAAGCCGTGACTGGCTTTCAATTGTAAAGAGCACACAGGCAAAGAATAAGATTAACCAGTGGTTTAAGCAGGAGTTAAAGGAAGATAATATCATTAAGGGCAAGGAAATGATTGTTAACTACTGTAAGACTAAAGGAATCGTTCTTTCTGACATTACCAAGCCTGAATATGTTGAAAAATGTCTTAACAAATATGGCTTTAAAGACTGGGATTCTATTCTTGCAGCTGTCGGACATGGTGCACTTAAAGAGAGCCAGATAGTAAACAGGCTTAATGAGGAGCATTTAAAGACCAAGAAGGCAGAAGTTACAGATAAAGATGTACTTGAGGAAATCGTTGCCGCTGAGTCTAAGGAAAAGTCAAAGAAGAAGGAAGGCAAAGGTGGAATTGTCGTTAAGGGAATCCATGATGTTGCTGTCAGATTTTCAAAATGCTGTAATCCGGTTCCTGGTGATGAGATTGTTGGTTTTGTTACAAGAGGAAGAGGCATATCAATTCACAGAACAGACTGTGTTAATATAATCAACTTCCCGGCTAATGAACGTGCGCGTCTTATTGAGGCTGAATGGGAGCAGGGACAGACAGCAGGCGATACTTATGAGGTTGAAATCAATATATTTGCCAATAACAGAACTGGACTTATTGTTGATATATCAAGGATGTTCACAGAGGCAGAGATTGATGTGAAGTCTATGAACTGTCGTCTTAATAAGAAGGAAGTTGCGACAATAAGTGTCGGCTTTGATATTCACGGCAAGGAAGAACTTAACAGAATTATAGATAAATTAAGAAAGATAGACGGAGTTACTGATATAACAAGAACTGCCGGCTAA
- the infC gene encoding translation initiation factor IF-3, which translates to MINEQIRCKEVRVIGEEGQQLGVMASRDALNMAKDAGVDLVMVSPSANPPVCRIVDYGKFKYEQLRKEKEAKKKQKTVEVKEVRLSPNIDVNDLNTKCNSARKFIEKGNKVKVSLRFRGREMAHIDSTKHILEDFAEKLSDIAVIEKAPKMEGRSMMMFLTEKR; encoded by the coding sequence ATGATTAACGAACAGATCAGATGCAAAGAGGTTCGTGTTATTGGAGAAGAAGGACAGCAGCTTGGAGTTATGGCATCAAGAGATGCTTTAAACATGGCTAAGGATGCAGGAGTTGATTTAGTAATGGTTTCACCATCAGCTAACCCACCTGTATGCAGAATTGTAGATTATGGCAAGTTCAAGTACGAACAGCTCCGCAAGGAAAAGGAAGCTAAGAAGAAGCAGAAGACAGTAGAAGTTAAGGAAGTTCGTTTATCACCCAACATCGATGTCAATGACCTTAACACTAAGTGTAATTCAGCAAGAAAGTTCATTGAAAAAGGTAACAAGGTTAAAGTATCATTAAGATTCAGAGGAAGAGAGATGGCTCATATCGATTCCACTAAGCATATTCTGGAAGACTTTGCAGAGAAGCTTAGCGATATAGCAGTAATTGAGAAGGCTCCTAAGATGGAAGGCAGGAGCATGATGATGTTTTTAACTGAAAAACGTTAA
- a CDS encoding beta-L-arabinofuranosidase domain-containing protein has product MKIYFDKLYRYDRLQEPAGIALPFKEGELKSADRIAITQNGRKCMVQPKITSKHPDGSIRYLYVDFLADIPANKGAVLEFEKESDGKYEEKGVSVTQTEQGLRVDTGCVTFTVNNNSQNIFETLDDGRKHYTAQNFEGPYLKDDMGLYDINIGEWKIIDAGPVKCVIRAKGSNILNNKKVDFEITLTSYAAKSWIDVSYRIINTTYDELHIKSLVFYAKPDETVTASDDLFDMHINMGNDSTGCGDVLTDNSKENGPVYHTRGTGELEMISGKAPVSNVRTLVGSSNYKTDFYIGRDGVQVNKIIDDAYLVKEANEHFAEVFYGTFLADYTDGNDGLCITVYQAQQNYPKAVKAYDGGVAVMLVPEDIGNVVMQSGMAKEQRFLMHFHEPDMQMWELDNRSTIYQMPDRPCIAPEEFKKAEVCMDVFPEHLVNEVEIALIARADNHSRCYGMLNWGDSIDMGYTLQGRGGGKPVWSNNEYDYPHSCALMYARTGIRRFLDYLIVSAKHQMDVDVCHYSKNPLRIGGQWEHTAGHCKNGIMVCSHEWVEGVIDYYHFTGDERGLETAISIGDNILRLLDTPMYAKPGEANARETGWALRALVALYVETRDEKWLAKCEWIIDSFKIWEEEYGNWLAPYTDNTLIRVGFMISVAAGSVMRYYRVFPREDIKQMLIRAIDDIVENCTLDNGLFYYKELPSLSRNGNNTLLLESLAIAYELTGDKKYLEYGFKTFETNINNTGRAGVGSKKVIDDAVIVSGDSTKGFAQSFIPLVTYYKALGDTGLINNVKLY; this is encoded by the coding sequence ATGAAAATTTATTTTGACAAGCTTTACAGGTATGACAGATTGCAGGAACCGGCAGGCATAGCACTTCCTTTTAAGGAAGGTGAGTTAAAGAGTGCTGACAGGATAGCCATTACACAGAATGGCAGAAAATGTATGGTTCAGCCAAAGATTACATCAAAGCATCCAGATGGAAGCATAAGATACCTGTATGTGGATTTTCTTGCTGATATTCCGGCTAATAAGGGCGCAGTGCTAGAGTTTGAAAAAGAGTCTGATGGAAAGTATGAAGAAAAAGGAGTATCTGTTACTCAGACTGAGCAGGGACTGCGAGTTGATACAGGTTGTGTTACATTTACAGTAAATAATAATTCCCAGAATATATTTGAAACACTTGATGATGGAAGAAAACATTATACTGCTCAGAATTTTGAAGGACCATATCTGAAAGATGATATGGGATTATACGACATTAATATTGGCGAGTGGAAGATTATAGACGCAGGTCCTGTAAAATGTGTAATCAGAGCTAAAGGAAGTAACATTCTTAATAATAAAAAAGTTGATTTTGAGATAACACTTACATCATATGCAGCTAAGTCATGGATTGATGTTTCATACAGAATTATTAATACGACTTATGATGAACTTCATATCAAATCACTGGTATTTTATGCAAAGCCTGATGAGACAGTCACTGCAAGTGATGATTTGTTTGATATGCACATTAATATGGGTAATGATTCTACCGGATGTGGAGATGTACTTACGGATAATTCTAAAGAGAATGGACCTGTGTATCACACAAGAGGAACCGGGGAATTAGAGATGATATCTGGTAAAGCACCTGTTTCCAATGTAAGAACACTTGTTGGAAGCTCTAATTATAAGACTGATTTCTATATTGGAAGAGATGGAGTGCAGGTTAATAAGATTATCGATGATGCATATCTTGTAAAGGAAGCGAATGAACATTTTGCAGAGGTATTCTATGGTACATTTCTTGCAGATTATACTGATGGAAATGATGGATTGTGTATAACTGTATATCAGGCACAGCAGAATTATCCGAAGGCAGTTAAGGCATATGACGGCGGAGTAGCTGTTATGCTTGTTCCAGAGGATATTGGAAATGTTGTTATGCAGTCTGGTATGGCAAAGGAACAGAGATTCCTGATGCATTTCCATGAACCGGATATGCAGATGTGGGAGCTTGATAACAGAAGTACAATATACCAGATGCCTGACAGACCATGCATAGCACCAGAGGAATTCAAGAAGGCAGAAGTGTGTATGGATGTATTCCCTGAACATCTTGTGAATGAAGTTGAAATCGCACTTATTGCAAGGGCTGATAATCATTCAAGATGCTACGGCATGCTGAATTGGGGCGATTCTATTGATATGGGATATACTTTACAGGGAAGAGGCGGCGGAAAACCTGTATGGAGTAATAATGAATATGATTATCCGCATTCATGTGCTCTTATGTATGCAAGAACTGGAATCAGAAGATTCCTTGACTATTTAATAGTTTCAGCAAAGCATCAGATGGATGTTGATGTATGCCATTACAGCAAGAATCCATTAAGAATAGGTGGACAGTGGGAACATACAGCAGGCCATTGTAAGAATGGAATAATGGTATGCTCACATGAATGGGTTGAAGGAGTGATTGATTACTATCATTTTACAGGTGATGAGAGAGGTCTTGAGACAGCTATAAGTATAGGTGATAACATATTAAGACTTCTGGATACACCAATGTATGCAAAACCGGGAGAAGCCAATGCGAGAGAAACTGGCTGGGCTTTACGTGCACTTGTTGCATTATATGTGGAAACAAGAGATGAAAAATGGCTTGCAAAGTGTGAGTGGATTATTGACAGCTTTAAGATATGGGAAGAGGAGTATGGCAACTGGCTTGCTCCATATACGGACAATACTCTTATAAGAGTAGGATTTATGATATCAGTAGCTGCAGGAAGCGTAATGAGATATTACAGGGTATTCCCAAGAGAAGATATTAAGCAGATGCTCATAAGAGCAATTGATGATATTGTAGAGAATTGTACTCTTGATAATGGTTTGTTCTATTATAAGGAGCTTCCTTCACTTTCAAGGAATGGAAATAACACACTTCTTCTGGAATCACTGGCAATTGCCTATGAACTGACAGGTGATAAGAAATATCTTGAGTATGGTTTCAAAACATTTGAAACTAATATTAATAACACAGGCAGGGCAGGAGTTGGTTCTAAAAAGGTTATAGATGATGCTGTTATTGTTTCCGGTGACAGCACGAAAGGATTTGCACAGAGTTTTATACCACTTGTTACATATTATAAGGCACTTGGAGATACAGGATTAATTAATAATGTAAAGCTGTATTGA
- the nrdG gene encoding anaerobic ribonucleoside-triphosphate reductase activating protein, protein MHYAEIKTCDIANGPGVRTSLFVSGCTHRCKGCFNEIAWDFNYGRDFTDDTIKEIIDSLAPDYVTGLTLLGGEPFEHSNQQGLLPLLREVRRIYPDLSIWCFTGYLFDKDIVGRMCNEWKETKEMLQYIDVIVDGKYEEDKKDMMLQFKGSSNQRTILVKESLESGNIVLLYD, encoded by the coding sequence ATGCATTATGCCGAGATAAAAACCTGCGATATTGCTAACGGACCAGGGGTGCGCACCTCTCTTTTTGTAAGTGGATGCACCCACCGATGCAAAGGTTGTTTTAACGAAATCGCATGGGACTTTAATTATGGCAGGGACTTTACAGACGATACAATTAAAGAAATCATTGATTCCCTTGCTCCAGACTATGTTACAGGGCTCACACTTCTGGGAGGTGAACCATTTGAACACAGCAACCAACAGGGACTCCTTCCACTGCTGAGGGAAGTACGCAGAATATATCCTGACCTGAGTATATGGTGCTTTACAGGATATCTGTTTGACAAGGATATTGTTGGAAGAATGTGCAATGAATGGAAAGAAACTAAAGAAATGCTTCAATACATTGACGTCATAGTCGACGGAAAATATGAAGAAGACAAGAAGGATATGATGCTTCAGTTCAAGGGTTCATCTAATCAGAGGACAATCCTTGTAAAAGAATCTCTCGAATCAGGTAATATCGTACTTCTGTACGATTAA
- a CDS encoding trigger factor, whose translation MKKSFMKKTAVALLSVSMLMVTACNSKIDVKYDYNVEDYVQLGQYENISVQVDKTSIENELIESKIKQDVEDNTTYTEVDRGAIASDQILVTYTATSSGASLSGLTNTDGKTMILGTDTLGLELDELDQALYGMTPGQTKILIVDIPEDYSSDLYKGTRVVFELTMQTVAQANVPMITNAYVKEAFGYDTVEEYRQSIKESLETDINSKVENKIQEDVLSSLQDTFKISSYPDSLMEETRSRLETSIGFYADFSNLSKDEYCQKQYGLSFDDFVKKSVVQQLIMEAIVKDRNMTMREYDYKGSLDDFAADNGYSNADTFVEKFGKDKIVKAMLVQKAQDYVIEHANISYK comes from the coding sequence GTGAAAAAAAGTTTTATGAAGAAGACAGCAGTTGCTTTATTATCAGTTTCTATGCTTATGGTAACGGCATGTAATAGTAAGATTGATGTTAAGTATGATTATAATGTTGAAGATTATGTTCAGCTTGGACAGTATGAAAACATATCAGTCCAGGTAGATAAAACTTCAATAGAGAATGAACTTATAGAGAGTAAAATTAAACAGGATGTAGAAGATAATACTACTTATACAGAAGTTGACAGAGGTGCGATAGCTTCTGATCAGATTCTTGTTACATATACTGCTACATCTTCAGGCGCATCTCTTAGCGGACTTACTAATACAGATGGTAAAACAATGATTCTTGGAACGGATACTCTCGGACTTGAACTTGATGAGTTAGATCAGGCTTTATATGGTATGACCCCAGGTCAGACAAAGATACTTATTGTTGATATACCTGAGGATTATAGTTCGGATTTATATAAGGGCACGAGGGTTGTATTTGAACTTACAATGCAGACAGTTGCACAGGCAAATGTTCCAATGATAACTAATGCATATGTTAAGGAAGCGTTTGGATATGATACCGTTGAAGAATATAGACAGTCAATAAAGGAATCTCTTGAAACTGATATTAATTCAAAGGTTGAGAACAAGATACAGGAAGATGTATTATCTTCTTTACAGGATACATTCAAGATAAGCAGTTATCCTGATTCACTTATGGAAGAAACAAGATCCAGACTTGAAACATCTATTGGTTTCTATGCGGATTTTTCAAATCTTTCAAAGGATGAATACTGTCAGAAGCAGTATGGACTTTCTTTTGATGACTTTGTTAAGAAATCTGTTGTACAGCAGCTTATCATGGAGGCTATAGTTAAAGACCGCAATATGACAATGAGAGAATACGATTATAAAGGTTCTCTTGATGATTTTGCGGCAGATAATGGATATTCTAATGCGGATACATTTGTTGAAAAATTCGGAAAAGATAAGATTGTAAAGGCTATGCTTGTGCAGAAGGCACAGGATTATGTTATTGAGCATGCCAATATTTCTTATAAGTAA
- the rpmI gene encoding 50S ribosomal protein L35 → MPKVKTKRAAAKRFKVTGTGKLKRMKAYKSHILTKKSTKRKRNLRQAAMTDATNVKTMKKIMPYL, encoded by the coding sequence ATGCCAAAGGTAAAGACAAAAAGAGCAGCTGCAAAGCGTTTTAAAGTAACTGGAACAGGTAAGTTAAAGAGAATGAAGGCATACAAGAGCCACATTCTTACAAAGAAGTCAACTAAGAGAAAGAGAAATCTTAGACAGGCAGCTATGACTGATGCAACTAATGTTAAGACAATGAAGAAGATTATGCCTTATCTCTAA
- a CDS encoding sugar phosphate isomerase/epimerase family protein — protein MRIGIRAHDVAYAPLEELIPNIHAQGFHCMHIALSKSIKEFKPGVETMTPGLAMYIKELCTENKVDVAVLGCYLNLCNPNPEKHKEIVEKYKAHIRFASILGCGVVGTETGAVNEEYKYEPANHSEEALQCFIDNLRPIVKYAEQFGVIVAIEPVWKHIVYTVERARKVLDAIDSPNLQIIFDPVNLLCVDNLAQQDEIIEKAFDLLLKDIAVVHCKDYIVEGSELKSVAAGTGKGNPVTGGGLNYPLLLKKIKEHKPYVHCTLENTVPENAVATREFMERTYASV, from the coding sequence ATGAGAATCGGAATAAGAGCACATGATGTTGCATACGCTCCATTAGAGGAGCTTATACCTAATATACATGCACAGGGTTTTCACTGTATGCATATTGCACTCAGTAAGTCTATTAAGGAGTTTAAGCCGGGCGTGGAGACTATGACTCCGGGACTTGCTATGTATATTAAGGAATTATGTACAGAGAATAAGGTTGATGTTGCAGTACTTGGATGTTACCTTAACCTTTGCAATCCTAATCCTGAGAAGCATAAGGAGATTGTTGAGAAGTATAAGGCACATATAAGATTTGCAAGTATTCTTGGCTGTGGAGTTGTTGGTACTGAGACTGGTGCAGTTAATGAGGAGTACAAATATGAGCCGGCTAATCACAGTGAGGAGGCACTTCAGTGCTTTATTGATAATTTAAGGCCAATAGTTAAATATGCTGAACAGTTTGGTGTTATTGTAGCAATTGAGCCTGTATGGAAGCACATTGTATACACTGTCGAACGTGCAAGAAAGGTGCTTGACGCTATTGATTCACCTAATCTTCAGATTATATTCGACCCGGTTAACCTGTTATGTGTTGATAATCTTGCACAGCAGGATGAGATTATTGAGAAAGCATTTGACCTGTTATTAAAGGATATTGCTGTTGTTCACTGCAAGGATTATATTGTTGAAGGCAGTGAGCTTAAGTCAGTGGCAGCAGGTACAGGAAAGGGTAATCCGGTGACCGGAGGAGGTCTTAATTATCCACTTCTGTTAAAGAAGATTAAGGAGCATAAGCCATATGTACACTGCACACTGGAAAATACTGTTCCTGAGAATGCAGTGGCTACAAGAGAATTTATGGAAAGAACATATGCCAGTGTATAA